The following proteins come from a genomic window of Pyxidicoccus sp. MSG2:
- the dps gene encoding DNA starvation/stationary phase protection protein Dps: MYRSPSPLPEKARSAIAESLNARLADGLDLHSQIKVAHWNIKGPQFAALHPLFETFAVSLANHNDSIAERAVTLGAKAYGTSRHVGKASRLPEYPQETSRDMEHVKLLAERIEIYLDGLRQSRKTFEENQDTDSVDLVTGIITEFEKHAWFLRASLEG; the protein is encoded by the coding sequence ATGTACCGAAGCCCCAGCCCCCTTCCCGAGAAGGCCCGCTCCGCCATCGCCGAGTCGCTCAACGCCCGCCTGGCCGACGGCCTGGACCTGCACTCGCAAATCAAGGTGGCCCACTGGAACATCAAGGGCCCGCAGTTCGCCGCGCTGCACCCGCTGTTCGAGACGTTCGCGGTGAGCCTGGCCAACCACAACGACTCCATCGCGGAGCGCGCGGTGACGCTGGGCGCGAAGGCCTACGGCACCAGCCGCCACGTGGGCAAGGCGAGCCGCCTGCCGGAGTATCCGCAGGAGACCTCCAGGGACATGGAGCACGTGAAGCTCCTGGCCGAGCGCATCGAAATCTACCTGGACGGCCTGCGCCAGAGCCGCAAGACGTTCGAGGAGAACCAGGACACGGACTCGGTGGACCTCGTCACCGGCATCATCACCGAGTTCGAGAAGCACGCCTGGTTCCTGCGCGCGTCGCTGGAAGGCTGA
- a CDS encoding SRPBCC domain-containing protein — MSADRARVTTFVAVSPLDAFEVFTQETDLWWKKGPRFRFGGARNGVLRFEGRAGGRLFESFDDADERAFEVGRVLVWEPGARLVFEWRARAFVPGEITEVEVRFEEASGGTRVTLEHRGWDALSPTHPVRHGQDGPTFIASTGLWWGELATSFRLHATRTRAPRD; from the coding sequence GTGAGCGCCGACCGGGCTCGCGTCACCACCTTCGTCGCCGTGTCGCCCCTCGACGCGTTCGAGGTCTTCACGCAGGAGACGGACCTCTGGTGGAAGAAGGGGCCCCGCTTCCGCTTCGGCGGGGCGCGCAACGGCGTGCTCCGCTTCGAGGGCCGCGCCGGTGGGCGCCTGTTCGAGTCGTTCGACGATGCTGACGAGCGTGCGTTCGAGGTGGGCCGCGTGCTCGTCTGGGAGCCGGGCGCGCGCCTCGTCTTCGAGTGGCGCGCCCGGGCCTTCGTGCCCGGCGAAATCACGGAGGTGGAGGTCCGCTTCGAGGAGGCCTCGGGCGGCACGCGCGTCACCCTGGAGCACCGGGGCTGGGACGCGCTGTCTCCCACGCATCCGGTGCGTCACGGGCAGGACGGGCCGACCTTCATCGCCAGCACGGGGCTCTGGTGGGGCGAGCTGGCCACGTCCTTCCGGCTGCACGCGACACGGACGCGCGCGCCCCGGGACTGA
- a CDS encoding ArsR/SmtB family transcription factor: protein MVTSPPTNVDRTLAALADPTRRGVVDLLRKQPHRAGELAAAFDMSPPAMSRHLRVLRKSGLVEEDGLEEDARVRVYRLRPEPFAALREWLDEVEAYWEDQLGAFKAHAEKTRKGKRS from the coding sequence ATGGTGACTTCTCCTCCGACGAACGTGGACCGCACCCTGGCGGCGCTGGCGGACCCCACGCGCCGTGGCGTGGTGGACCTGCTCCGCAAGCAGCCGCACCGCGCGGGTGAGCTGGCCGCGGCCTTCGACATGAGCCCACCGGCGATGAGCCGGCACCTGCGCGTGCTGCGCAAGTCGGGCCTGGTGGAGGAGGACGGTCTCGAGGAGGACGCGCGCGTGCGCGTCTACCGCCTGCGCCCGGAGCCCTTCGCCGCGCTGCGCGAGTGGCTGGACGAGGTGGAGGCCTACTGGGAGGACCAGCTCGGTGCCTTCAAGGCGCACGCGGAGAAGACGCGGAAGGGGAAGCGCTCGTGA
- a CDS encoding VOC family protein yields MRKTPEGWPRITPGVFYADAHAAIDWLGRAFGFETRLKVEGAAGEVVHSELVFGDGLITVISACKPSHKSPSAMSGANTQYLMVYVDDVDAHCARARAAGAVISQEPETKNYGDDWGTDRGYGAEDLEGHHWWFTQRLSSPAK; encoded by the coding sequence ATGCGGAAGACCCCCGAAGGCTGGCCTCGCATCACGCCCGGCGTTTTCTACGCCGACGCTCACGCGGCCATCGACTGGCTGGGCCGTGCGTTCGGCTTCGAGACGCGCCTGAAGGTGGAGGGTGCTGCTGGAGAGGTCGTCCACTCGGAGCTGGTGTTCGGGGACGGGCTCATCACGGTGATTTCCGCCTGCAAGCCGTCACACAAGAGCCCGAGTGCGATGAGTGGGGCGAACACGCAGTACCTCATGGTCTACGTGGACGACGTGGACGCGCACTGCGCCCGGGCCCGCGCGGCCGGGGCCGTCATCTCCCAGGAGCCGGAGACGAAGAACTACGGCGACGACTGGGGCACGGACAGGGGCTACGGCGCCGAGGACCTGGAGGGGCACCACTGGTGGTTCACGCAGCGGCTCTCCAGCCCGGCGAAGTAG
- a CDS encoding pyridoxal phosphate-dependent aminotransferase, which translates to MSDDVTIPAFRSVPRTGVIYVTAEASRRGYRSSDPEWCNLGQGQPETGELPGAPPRLSSVNIDVADMEYAPVAGLWEVREVIASLYNKLYRKGLPSQYSAENVCLSGGGRAALTRAAASLGSVNLGHFLPDYTAYEELLDVFKAFTAIPILLEGDRGYAFTSEDLRREVQGRGLSALLFSNPCNPTGKLVQGDELARWVGVAREQECSLLIDEFYSHYIWTGRPGHLPVESAARYVEDVNKDPIVIFDGFTKNWRYPGWRMTWTLGPRQVIEAVSSAGSFLDGGGSRPLQRAAIPLLQEDVVVAETLAIHKTFREKRDMFHSRLERLGIRTDRAPDGTFYVWGNVSGLPPPLNDGMGFFRAALEQKIITVPGEFFDVNPGKRRARRPSRFRNYVRLSFGPSLETLDKALTRLEAMVLHYTHAPHSAPPKP; encoded by the coding sequence GTGAGCGACGACGTCACGATTCCAGCCTTCCGCTCCGTGCCCCGCACGGGCGTCATCTACGTCACCGCCGAGGCGAGCCGCCGCGGCTACCGTTCCAGCGACCCCGAGTGGTGCAACCTCGGCCAGGGGCAGCCGGAGACGGGGGAATTGCCCGGCGCACCGCCCCGGCTGAGCTCCGTGAATATCGACGTGGCGGACATGGAGTACGCGCCCGTCGCGGGGCTGTGGGAGGTGCGCGAGGTCATCGCGAGCCTCTACAACAAGCTCTACCGCAAGGGCCTCCCCAGTCAGTACAGCGCGGAGAACGTGTGCCTGTCCGGCGGCGGGCGCGCGGCCCTCACCCGCGCGGCGGCGAGCCTGGGCTCGGTCAACCTGGGCCACTTCCTGCCCGACTACACCGCCTACGAGGAGCTGCTGGACGTCTTCAAGGCGTTCACCGCCATCCCCATCCTCCTCGAGGGCGACCGCGGCTACGCCTTCACCTCCGAGGACCTGCGCCGCGAGGTGCAGGGCCGCGGCCTGTCCGCCCTGCTCTTCTCCAACCCGTGCAACCCCACCGGCAAGCTGGTGCAGGGTGACGAGCTGGCGCGCTGGGTGGGCGTCGCACGCGAGCAGGAGTGCTCGCTGCTCATCGACGAGTTCTACTCGCACTACATCTGGACGGGCCGCCCCGGGCACCTGCCGGTGGAGAGCGCCGCGCGCTACGTCGAGGACGTGAACAAGGACCCCATCGTCATCTTCGACGGCTTCACCAAGAACTGGCGCTATCCGGGCTGGCGCATGACGTGGACGCTGGGGCCGCGCCAGGTCATCGAGGCGGTGTCCAGCGCGGGCAGCTTCCTCGACGGCGGCGGCAGCCGACCGCTGCAGCGCGCGGCCATTCCGCTGCTCCAGGAGGACGTGGTGGTGGCGGAGACGCTGGCCATCCACAAGACGTTCCGCGAGAAGCGCGACATGTTCCACTCGCGACTGGAGCGCCTGGGCATCCGCACGGACCGGGCGCCGGACGGGACGTTCTACGTCTGGGGCAACGTGTCCGGCCTGCCCCCGCCGCTCAACGACGGCATGGGCTTCTTCCGGGCGGCGCTGGAGCAGAAGATCATCACCGTGCCCGGCGAGTTCTTCGACGTGAACCCCGGCAAGCGCCGCGCGCGGCGGCCCTCGCGCTTCCGCAACTACGTGCGCCTGTCCTTCGGCCCCTCGCTGGAGACGCTGGACAAGGCGCTCACGCGGCTGGAGGCCATGGTGCTGCACTACACCCACGCCCCGCACTCCGCGCCTCCGAAGCCCTGA
- a CDS encoding TIGR03118 family protein, whose translation MRTASLHPLRDGVLALAAAVLTMPAVSAAESSWRCRDMNAYRQRNLVSDEALPGVTVDPNLVNPWGIAFNPFGAVWISDNATGVSTLYDGNGVIQPLVVSIPSPPGDTGNGSPTGIVFNGSDFFVVTRGTSSGPARFIFATEQGTLAAWSPAVDPTHALLIPGTVGSGAIYKGLALAGTGTGLFLYATDFHNGKIDVFNSSFARVRPSGSFTDPFLPRGFAPFGIQNINGSLYVTFAKQDADREDDVQGRGLGYVSVFDADGHFLRRLISKGKLNAPWGLALAPASFGKFSNHLLVGNFGDGRINAYDPIDGDWEGALRLSNGDTFEVEGLWGLSFGNGLRDQPTDTLFFTAGTDDEAHGLYGRLDTKPGCAPGLAPEGVAPAPESE comes from the coding sequence ATGAGGACCGCATCACTTCATCCGCTGAGGGACGGTGTGCTCGCCCTTGCGGCCGCCGTGCTCACGATGCCCGCTGTCAGTGCTGCGGAGAGCTCCTGGCGCTGCCGTGACATGAATGCCTACCGGCAACGCAACCTCGTCTCGGACGAGGCGTTGCCTGGGGTGACCGTCGACCCGAACCTGGTCAATCCCTGGGGGATTGCCTTCAACCCGTTCGGCGCCGTGTGGATCTCCGACAACGCGACGGGCGTCTCGACGCTCTACGACGGGAACGGTGTCATCCAGCCGCTCGTCGTCAGCATCCCCTCGCCGCCGGGTGACACGGGGAATGGAAGTCCGACGGGCATCGTCTTCAACGGCTCGGACTTCTTCGTCGTCACGAGGGGCACCTCCTCCGGTCCCGCTCGCTTCATCTTCGCGACCGAGCAGGGGACCCTGGCGGCCTGGTCGCCCGCCGTCGACCCGACCCATGCGCTGCTCATACCGGGCACCGTCGGGTCCGGCGCCATCTACAAGGGCCTCGCCCTGGCGGGTACCGGCACGGGGCTCTTCCTGTATGCGACGGACTTCCACAACGGGAAGATCGACGTCTTCAACAGCAGCTTCGCGCGCGTGCGTCCCAGCGGCTCCTTCACGGACCCGTTCCTGCCGCGAGGCTTCGCCCCCTTCGGCATCCAGAACATCAACGGCAGCCTCTACGTGACGTTTGCGAAGCAGGATGCGGACCGGGAGGATGACGTCCAAGGGAGGGGACTGGGCTACGTCAGCGTCTTCGACGCCGATGGCCACTTTCTCCGGCGGCTCATCTCGAAGGGAAAGCTGAACGCGCCATGGGGCCTGGCGCTGGCGCCCGCCAGCTTCGGGAAGTTCAGCAACCACCTGCTGGTGGGCAACTTCGGCGATGGGCGCATCAACGCCTATGACCCTATCGACGGGGACTGGGAAGGTGCGCTGAGGCTGTCGAATGGGGACACCTTCGAGGTCGAAGGCCTGTGGGGGCTGAGCTTCGGCAACGGCCTGCGCGACCAGCCCACCGACACGCTGTTCTTCACGGCGGGCACGGATGACGAGGCGCACGGCCTGTACGGAAGGCTCGACACGAAGCCGGGCTGCGCGCCGGGGCTGGCCCCCGAAGGCGTCGCGCCGGCCCCCGAGTCGGAGTAG
- a CDS encoding SAM-dependent methyltransferase produces MKRSILMLSFVVGATAFAQDVGVHQSVQVPEPSETPMPRAPEVPFVPTPETAVEGMLTLAGVKAGDVVYDLGSGDGRIVISAVKNHGATRAVGVDINPERITEANENARRAGVEDKVEFRQGDLFDADIGDATVVTLYLLPSVNERLKPKLLSELRPGTRIVSHGFDMGDWKPDKEVQEGGRTLYLWTIPARGGSRSSR; encoded by the coding sequence ATGAAGCGCTCCATCCTCATGCTGTCGTTCGTGGTGGGGGCCACGGCCTTCGCGCAGGACGTCGGCGTCCACCAGTCCGTCCAGGTGCCGGAGCCGTCAGAAACACCCATGCCGCGGGCCCCGGAGGTGCCCTTCGTTCCCACGCCGGAGACCGCGGTGGAGGGCATGCTGACGCTGGCGGGGGTGAAGGCGGGGGACGTCGTCTACGACCTGGGCAGCGGAGACGGGCGCATCGTCATCTCCGCGGTGAAGAACCACGGGGCGACGCGGGCGGTGGGCGTGGACATCAACCCCGAGCGCATCACCGAGGCGAACGAGAACGCGCGCCGCGCGGGCGTGGAAGACAAGGTGGAGTTCCGCCAGGGCGACTTGTTCGACGCGGACATCGGGGATGCCACCGTGGTGACGCTGTACCTGCTGCCCTCCGTCAACGAGCGCCTCAAGCCGAAGCTCCTGTCCGAGCTGAGGCCGGGGACGCGCATCGTGTCCCACGGCTTCGACATGGGGGACTGGAAGCCGGACAAGGAGGTGCAGGAGGGCGGCCGCACGCTGTACCTGTGGACCATCCCCGCGCGCGGAGGCTCGCGCTCCTCGCGCTGA
- a CDS encoding APC family permease, whose translation MREQQAVASSRRPPASGEGPAAPSPSLRIVDTVALTVGIVLGAGIFKAPSLVAAQTGSGGSMLLAWLLGGVASLVGALCYAELASTWPHAGGEYHYLHRALGRGPAFLFAWARLTVIPTGSIALLAFVFGDYASQLVPLGPYSSAVYAAAVVVGLTAVNVAGLRQGTRTQNLLTGLEVLGVVALCIAGLLLAPAAPAAAVPVTAATPPATSWGLAMVFVLLTYGGWNEVAYLSAEVRGSRRSLAWALLASLGFVTALYLLVNVAYLRGLGHAGMEGSEAVAADLMARALGTGGVLAISVLIAISVLTSANATVLTGARTDYAFGRDSVLFNGLGKWHARANTPTRALLVQGAITLALVGLGAVTRQGFQTMVEYTAPVFWLFFLLTGVSLLVLRVREPDTPRPFRVPLYPLTPLVFVGLCAYVLYSSIAYTGPGALAGLAVLGTGGVLLAVEVARTRRTPRGSPRRVRHYPRLQRPKEVT comes from the coding sequence ATGCGGGAGCAGCAGGCAGTGGCGAGCAGCCGGAGACCACCGGCGTCCGGGGAGGGCCCGGCGGCTCCCTCGCCCTCGCTGCGCATCGTCGACACGGTGGCGCTCACCGTCGGCATCGTCCTGGGGGCCGGCATCTTCAAGGCCCCGTCCCTGGTGGCGGCGCAGACGGGCAGTGGCGGGTCCATGCTGCTGGCGTGGCTGCTGGGTGGCGTCGCCTCGTTGGTGGGGGCGCTCTGCTACGCGGAGCTCGCCAGCACCTGGCCGCACGCGGGCGGGGAGTACCACTACCTCCACCGCGCGCTCGGGCGCGGGCCCGCCTTCCTCTTCGCGTGGGCGCGGCTGACGGTGATTCCCACCGGCTCCATCGCGCTGCTGGCCTTCGTCTTCGGGGACTACGCCTCGCAGCTCGTCCCGCTGGGGCCGTACTCGTCCGCCGTGTACGCGGCCGCGGTGGTGGTGGGGTTGACGGCGGTGAACGTCGCCGGGCTGCGGCAGGGCACGCGCACGCAGAACCTGCTCACCGGCCTGGAGGTGCTGGGCGTGGTGGCCCTCTGCATCGCGGGGCTGCTGCTCGCCCCGGCGGCCCCCGCGGCGGCGGTGCCCGTGACGGCCGCGACACCTCCGGCGACGTCGTGGGGTCTGGCCATGGTCTTCGTGCTGCTCACGTACGGCGGGTGGAACGAGGTGGCCTACCTGTCCGCGGAGGTGCGGGGCTCGCGGCGCAGCCTCGCCTGGGCGCTGCTGGCGAGCCTGGGCTTCGTGACGGCGCTCTACCTGCTGGTCAACGTGGCGTACCTGCGCGGCCTGGGGCACGCGGGGATGGAGGGCTCGGAGGCGGTGGCCGCGGACCTGATGGCGCGGGCGCTGGGCACCGGGGGCGTGCTCGCCATCAGCGTGCTCATCGCCATCTCCGTGCTCACGTCCGCCAATGCCACGGTGCTCACCGGCGCGCGCACCGACTACGCCTTCGGGCGCGACAGCGTGCTCTTCAACGGGTTGGGGAAGTGGCATGCGCGGGCCAACACGCCCACGCGCGCGCTGCTCGTGCAGGGGGCGATTACGCTGGCGCTGGTGGGGCTGGGCGCGGTGACGCGGCAGGGCTTCCAGACGATGGTGGAGTACACGGCGCCCGTCTTCTGGCTCTTCTTCCTGCTGACGGGCGTGTCACTGCTGGTGCTGCGCGTGCGCGAGCCGGACACCCCGCGCCCCTTCCGCGTGCCGCTGTACCCGCTCACGCCGCTCGTCTTCGTCGGCCTGTGTGCGTACGTCCTCTACTCGAGCATCGCGTACACCGGGCCCGGCGCGCTGGCGGGGCTGGCCGTGCTGGGCACCGGCGGCGTGCTGCTCGCCGTGGAGGTGGCGAGGACTCGCCGCACGCCGCGTGGCAGCCCGCGCCGCGTGCGGCACTACCCCAGGTTGCAGAGACCGAAGGAGGTCACATGA
- a CDS encoding MFS transporter, which produces MRLPSSRLMLLSMLYLVQGMPFGFQSTALPVYLRTQGVALTTIGFASALSLPWALKALWAPLVDRYGSARLGRRRSWILPMQLGLAASCALAAFAASREAMPLLFGLVLLMNLFAATQDIAVDGFAVDTLRPDELGLGNTAQVVGYKFGMMFAGGGVIAWTGDRIGWPGLLLAMAALCLAAFVVMLFAREPAPREGAAATRVNWDEVFGRLKQALLLPGTGWLLLFVGTYKLGESMSDVLYKPFLVDAGIPASRILLWVSTWGTVASILGSVAGGLLASRMPLLGAVALTATLRVGPLVGRWLLATAGVSDASVIGVTLAEEFFGGALTTVMFAFMMSRVDRRIGATHYTLLASLEVWGKAPAGPLATWLADPKLGLGLGYPRVFMLGIVLSVAFLALLLPMRRQRRVGFPASAPT; this is translated from the coding sequence ATGAGACTTCCGTCATCCCGGCTGATGCTGCTGAGCATGCTCTACCTGGTGCAGGGCATGCCCTTTGGCTTCCAGTCGACCGCGCTGCCCGTGTACCTGCGCACGCAGGGCGTGGCGCTGACGACCATCGGCTTCGCCAGCGCGCTGTCGCTGCCGTGGGCACTCAAGGCGCTGTGGGCCCCCCTGGTGGACCGGTATGGCTCGGCGCGCCTGGGGCGGCGCCGCTCCTGGATTCTCCCCATGCAGCTGGGGCTGGCGGCGAGCTGTGCCCTGGCGGCCTTCGCCGCCTCGCGCGAGGCCATGCCGCTGCTGTTCGGGCTCGTCCTGCTGATGAACCTCTTCGCCGCCACGCAGGACATCGCGGTGGACGGCTTCGCGGTGGACACGCTGCGGCCGGACGAGCTGGGGCTGGGCAACACCGCGCAGGTGGTGGGCTACAAGTTCGGGATGATGTTCGCCGGGGGCGGCGTCATCGCCTGGACGGGCGACCGCATCGGCTGGCCGGGCCTGCTGCTCGCCATGGCGGCGCTGTGCCTGGCCGCCTTCGTCGTGATGCTCTTCGCGCGCGAGCCCGCGCCGCGCGAGGGCGCCGCCGCCACGCGGGTGAACTGGGACGAGGTCTTCGGACGGCTCAAGCAGGCGCTGCTGCTGCCCGGCACCGGCTGGCTGCTGCTCTTCGTCGGCACGTACAAGCTGGGCGAGAGCATGTCGGACGTGCTCTACAAGCCCTTCCTCGTGGACGCCGGCATCCCCGCCTCGCGCATCCTCCTGTGGGTGAGCACGTGGGGCACCGTGGCCTCCATCCTCGGCTCCGTGGCGGGAGGGCTTCTGGCCTCACGCATGCCGCTGCTCGGCGCGGTGGCCCTCACCGCCACGCTGCGCGTGGGGCCGCTGGTGGGCCGGTGGCTGCTCGCGACGGCCGGCGTCAGCGATGCCAGCGTCATCGGCGTCACCCTGGCGGAGGAGTTCTTCGGCGGCGCCCTCACCACGGTGATGTTCGCCTTCATGATGTCGCGCGTGGACCGCCGCATCGGCGCCACGCACTACACGCTGCTGGCGAGCCTGGAGGTGTGGGGCAAGGCTCCCGCCGGCCCGCTCGCGACGTGGCTCGCGGACCCGAAGCTCGGCCTGGGCCTGGGCTATCCGCGCGTCTTCATGCTCGGCATCGTCCTCTCCGTGGCCTTCCTCGCCCTGCTGCTGCCGATGCGACGCCAGCGGCGCGTGGGGTTCCCGGCCAGCGCCCCCACCTGA
- a CDS encoding DNA-3-methyladenine glycosylase family protein — protein MPRPAPTAPRLPDDYTPAVRRALVRADPVLGSLMKRVGPFCMELSPLHSPFAALARSIVYQQLHGRAAASIFARVSERVGQGRRFTPQALMDVPDQALREAGLSANKLAAMRDLARKSLDGTVPPLARVKRMDDATLIEHFTQVRGIGQWTVEMLLIFRLGRPDVLPVDDYGVRKGFMLAYGLPEMPRPKELLAYGERWRPWRTVASWYLWRATELPPESFKG, from the coding sequence ATGCCGCGTCCCGCTCCCACCGCCCCGCGCCTTCCTGATGACTACACGCCCGCGGTCCGCCGCGCCCTGGTGCGGGCGGACCCGGTGCTGGGCTCGCTGATGAAGCGGGTGGGTCCCTTCTGCATGGAGCTCAGCCCGCTGCACAGTCCCTTCGCCGCGCTGGCGCGCTCCATCGTCTACCAGCAGCTCCACGGCCGCGCGGCCGCCTCCATCTTCGCGCGGGTGAGCGAGCGCGTGGGCCAGGGACGGCGCTTCACGCCCCAGGCCCTGATGGACGTGCCGGACCAGGCCCTGCGCGAGGCGGGGTTGTCCGCCAACAAGCTCGCCGCCATGCGCGACCTGGCCCGCAAGTCGCTGGACGGCACGGTGCCGCCGCTGGCGCGTGTGAAGCGCATGGACGACGCGACGCTCATCGAGCACTTCACCCAGGTGCGCGGCATCGGCCAGTGGACGGTGGAGATGCTGCTCATCTTCCGGCTCGGCCGGCCGGACGTACTGCCCGTGGACGACTACGGCGTGCGCAAGGGCTTCATGCTCGCCTACGGCCTTCCCGAGATGCCCCGCCCGAAGGAGTTGCTGGCGTACGGTGAGCGCTGGCGCCCGTGGCGTACGGTGGCGAGCTGGTACCTGTGGCGCGCCACGGAGCTGCCGCCGGAGTCCTTCAAGGGCTGA
- a CDS encoding hemerythrin domain-containing protein — protein MNALDLLKQQHDEVKKLFKKYEKLADHADEKRQELFEAIADRLGAHASIEEQYFYPAAKAEDTEDLLREAVEEHLSVKRIIADLLEMESSDEEFDAKMQVLQEQIEHHVEEEETDLFKKVRRLLSKEQLEDLGVQMQQEFEELMEGEPREQVSAETDRAAPI, from the coding sequence ATGAACGCACTCGACCTTCTGAAGCAGCAGCACGACGAGGTGAAGAAGCTCTTCAAGAAGTACGAGAAGCTCGCGGACCACGCCGACGAGAAGCGGCAGGAATTGTTCGAGGCCATCGCCGACCGCCTCGGCGCGCACGCCTCCATCGAGGAGCAGTACTTCTATCCGGCGGCCAAGGCCGAGGACACCGAGGACCTGCTGCGCGAGGCCGTCGAGGAGCACCTCTCCGTCAAGCGCATCATCGCGGACCTGCTGGAGATGGAGTCCTCCGACGAGGAGTTCGACGCGAAGATGCAGGTGCTCCAGGAGCAGATTGAACACCACGTGGAAGAAGAGGAGACCGACCTCTTCAAGAAGGTCCGCAGGCTCCTCTCCAAGGAGCAACTCGAGGACCTGGGTGTCCAGATGCAACAGGAGTTCGAGGAGTTGATGGAGGGCGAGCCCCGTGAGCAGGTGTCCGCCGAGACGGACCGGGCCGCGCCGATTTAG